The sequence AGATTGAGGGCAGCAGATCGAGCCGCCGACTGAGCCAGGGGACAAACGTCTGTACGATGTGGCGACGGATGGGCGAAGGTAATAACAAACTCATTAACGCTGCTGAAGGCAATGGACGACGCGACTGCTGATGCGCAACCTGAATCAATCGTGCTGCCAACTGTGCTTTCGCAAATACGATTTGTGGCGCTCGATTCCACTGATCGAGAAAACGCTTAAGCTCATCGAGTTCGAGCGGTGGAAAATCCGGTTGATTAGCCCAGTGCCTCTGATGCTCACGAATAGCTTGCTGCAACGCTGCTGCTTCATCGGTCAACGATGTCCGTTGCCGATTGAACGCCATCTGACCGAGTGGCAAGAAAAATGCACGTGTGCGCCAGGCAATGGTCAACGCATCGACCAGGTAGCTCAGACTATTGCCGATCATCTGGGCCGGCGGATCATCATCCGGCGCTAGGCGAGATACTCGCGCCAGTAGTTGTTGTGCATTTTGAACTGCTCTTGCTGACCGTTCAAGGATTGGCGGAGCATCTCGTAAGACCTCAGCGAGATACACCCACACCGGCAGCGCAGCCGTTGGCCGCATCCACCATACCCAGAGAAGCGGCGGTAGGACAAGACCTCTAACTCGCTTCATACCCGGTGCATGACCAAAATACCAGCCTTGCTCTATCAGACGCTCCGATAATATATACGCATCAGCAACTGCTTCACCGAATTCAGGACGATAACGAGCCAGACGCTGCGCAAACCAGCTCCGAACGAATGCTCTTCCATCATGCTCAGGATGGCTTGCTAGCATACCGGTTAACGCACTACTAGCTTCTGTCCAGATATTCCAGCCATCAGGACCAATTGATGCCTTTCCTCCTCCCCAGCCGCCGGTACTGTTCCACGCCCAGAGGCCAATACACGTTCGCGTAGCCTCGGCGCGGCGAATGGCTGCACTGTGCAGTTCGACCACACCGGCAGGAATCAGACCAAACAACTCGTACTCACGCCGGTTTTGGACCTCAATGATCTGCCTTGGCCCAGGTAAGCCAATAGTCGGGTTTGGTGGCAGCAAACGGAAGAAATCTGCCGGTGTGTGTTTGATCGAAACGAGCAGATGTGAATTGTGATAGCCAGCAAAGACGGCAGTATAGCGTTCTGGTGACCAGAGAAGATCGCCCACCTCACCGATACCCAGCGTCCAGGTGCGCACAATCAATTGTCGATCAAACGCTGTACATACTGCCAGCAACGTGTCAATCAAACGTCGAACGGTCGCCACACTGTGATAGAGCAGATGACCGCTATACCCACCGTGATCATGCGCGCCACCGGTTTCGCCGATCCGGATCATCACCCCAGACACCATCGGTAAGGCCATAAACAGGTCAATCAGCGCATTGCGGTTTAGCTCATACAACAACGGATTGTCAGCCGCTAGTCGTCCAACGACCTGCCGGAGTTCTGAAGTCAGCCATTGCATATCACTCGTCACGTAGACCTGCATTCCCCGTGTGGTAGCATCGACAAGCAATGGCATGATTTCCTTGCGATACGCCAGCGCACGTAAGCGATAAGGGCTGTCGGGTGCGTAATACTGACGAGGCGCCTGATCGAAGGTCACCAGATGCGCCAGATTATCTATCACAATCCCGGTATAACCCTGATCCTGTACCAACGCTAGATAACGCCTGGCCCGCTCCACACCTTGACGAAAGCGCGCTATATCAAGATACGGCGGGTCGGGTCTATCGAGTTGATGAAACGGAAACGAAGACCAGTTTCTCACCGGCGCAGACTGATCAACGAACGGGCCATTGATGTCGGCAAGACGGAGCAAGAGTGTCATTGAAAGCACCCCATTCGTCAGTATCGAGCATTTGTTAAGAGAATATTATATCTTGTTGAAGGAATCGTTCAACGAGGTTAAGATTAATTTACCAATAGAATTACCTTACCGAAGAGAAAAAAAGGGGAGAGGAGTGAAGAGAGCGGGTGATAAATCAAATTATGTCAACTTACACGACCAAACCAATGCACTCATCGAGTGGTTAGTACGGGTGTGCGCCCATCGTGTATCTTCGGCGTCGTTGGCAAGGACGGGTTTCCAACCGTATTCTCGGTCTGTGTTCAAAGCACTGGCGGGCTATGTGTATCTTCGGCGCCTGTGGCAAGGACGAGTTTCCAACCCCGGCCGCTCCTGCGCGCACCCGACGCATAGCCACGGTGCGCGCTCATACTTTCCCATCACTGCCGCAGGATAGGTAGCTATCTACCGGCCGAGAAGCCAGCCCACAAGTGGGGAGCGGCGCTGAAACCTGCTTCTATTCTCCAAATTGCCGTGAACGTGGTACCGGAATATACTCAACCGATGGTCTCCGCTGTGCAGTCTGTGGGTAAAGTGCCATTATCTGGTAAATCTCTTCCGGCATCTCGGTACTGATTGGCAAACCCAACTCACGCGCTTCGCTCACCGTTATCGGGTAGTCATGCGTCCATACACCGCTAGCCAGCGTATGCGCAACTTCTTCAGCCCGCTCAACCGGCATTTTGTCACTCAGCAGCTCGCAGACCGTGCGCTTAACCTGTCGGATCGCCTTTTCGGCAATATCGGCCATCATCAACGTTTCATCATCAATCTCGCTCAGAGGTTTGCGTTCAAGAACGCGCAAAATCGAGGCCGCCGGATGCTGACCCAACTGGGGATCAACCGGTCCCAAGACTGCATTTTCGTCCATCACGATTTCATCGGCGGCTAGCGCAATGAGCGTACCACCCGACATTGCATAGTGTGGAACAAAGACTGTTACCTTCGCTGAATGTCTGATCAATGCACGTGCAATCTGCTCGGCAGCGAGCACCAGGCCACCAGGTGTATGCAAAATGAGGTCAATCGGAATATCGCGGTCGGTCATTTTAATTGCCCGCAGAACGGCCTCTGAGTCTTCGATATTGATGTACCGTACCAATGGAAAACCGAGCAAACTCATCGTTTCCTGACGATGGATCAACGCAATAACCCGACTCTTTCGTTTACGCTCCAACTGTTCGAGCAGTCGCTGGCGAGCGGCGTCGAGCATACGCTGGCGAAGCACTGGTTGCAGGGATGAAATAATGAAAAAAAGCCACAATAATGCGAAAAAGTCCATATATTACTCCTCAACTCAACAAAGACTCACCAGGGATAATACTCATCAACGTAGTAGCGCCGCCAATAACGTCGTTGGCGGAAGAATGGCGCCAGGATTAAACCGGCCACAAAACCACCGATATGTGCCCACCAGGCCACACCACCCATCGCCTGGACATTGACCATAATCGAGAAGAGACCGTTCGCCAGTTGCGAGAGAAACCAAAGCCCAAGATAAACGACGGCTGGCACCTCCACGAGCCATGGTAAAAAGAAGATGGGAACTAA comes from Chloroflexus sp. Y-396-1 and encodes:
- a CDS encoding ATP-dependent Clp protease proteolytic subunit — encoded protein: MDFFALLWLFFIISSLQPVLRQRMLDAARQRLLEQLERKRKSRVIALIHRQETMSLLGFPLVRYINIEDSEAVLRAIKMTDRDIPIDLILHTPGGLVLAAEQIARALIRHSAKVTVFVPHYAMSGGTLIALAADEIVMDENAVLGPVDPQLGQHPAASILRVLERKPLSEIDDETLMMADIAEKAIRQVKRTVCELLSDKMPVERAEEVAHTLASGVWTHDYPITVSEARELGLPISTEMPEEIYQIMALYPQTAQRRPSVEYIPVPRSRQFGE